DNA from Amycolatopsis sp. DSM 110486:
AGCGACGTGATGCGCACCGTCATCGCGAAGTCGCTCATCGCGGGGAAGGGCCGGGTCGGATGGTGACCCGCAGCGGGCTCTTCTGCCCAGGCGACCGCCCCGACCGCCTCACGAAGGCGGCCGCGGTGGCCGACGTGGTGATCGCCGACCTGGAGGACGCCGTTGTGCCGCAAGCGAAAGCCGCCGCCCGGACGGCGGTCGCCGCGTGGCTGCGGGAACGGCCGGACCTCGCGCCGCGGACGTGGGTGCGGATCAACAACGACCAGCACCTCGAAGCCGACCTCGACGCCGTCACCAAGCTGGGCATCGCCGGTGTCGTCCTGCCGAAAGCCGAGCTCGCGGGCATCGCCGAAGTCACCGCCCGCACCGACGCCGCCGTCTTCGCCCTGGTGGAGACGGCGAACGGACTGCAAGAGCTGCCCGACCTCGCCCGCCACCCGGCCGTGACGCGGCTCGGGCTGGGCGAGTACGACCTCGCCGCGGAGCTCGGCACCGCCGCCCCCAGCCGCACCGAAAACACCGGACCGCTCGCCTGGGCGCGGGCCCAGGTCGTGGTGGCCTCGGCCGCGGCCGGCCTCGCCCCACCACCCGCCGCCGTCAGCGCGGAACTCGACGACCCCGCCGGGTTCCGCGCCGACACCCTGGCGCAGCAGCGCGCCGGGTTCTTCGGCCGCCTGTGCGTCCACCCCGCCCAGGTCGCCCTCACCCACGAGGTCCTCGTCCCCACCACCGAGGAAGTCACGCACGCGCGGGAAGTCCTGCGTGCTCTGGAAAACGCAGAGAACACCGAGAAAACCGGGGTCGCCGTCGTCGCGGGACGGATGGTCGACGCGGCCGTCGTCCGCCGTGCCCGCCGCGTGCTCGCCCTGGCCGAAGCAGCCGCCGATCAGCTGATCAAGGAGGACCAGCAGTGAAACGCATCGGAGTCGACGTCGGTGGCACGTTCACCGACCTGATGTACTGGGACGAGGACGGTGCCGTCGCGGTGCACAAGGTCCCGTCCACCCCGCACGATCCGGCAGTGGCCACCATGGACGGGGTACGGCAGCTGAGCGAGCGCCTCGGCATCGCGGTGTCGGACCTGGACCAGTTCCTGCACGGCACCACCGTCGCCACGAATATCGTGCTGGAGCACAACGGTGCGGACGTCGGTCTCATCACCACCGAGGGTTTCCGCGACATCCTGCACATCGCCCGCAAGAAGCGGCCGCTGAACTACTCGTCCTACCAGGATCTGCCGTGGCAGAAGTGGCAGCTCGTGCGCCGCCGCAACCGCCGCGTGGTCCCCGAGCGCGTCGACTCCTCCGGCGCGGTCCTCGTGCCGCTCGACGAGGACGCCGTGCGCGAGCAGGTCCGCGTGCTGCGCGACAACGGCGTGGAGGCCATCGCCGTGTGCTTCCTGCACTCCTACCGCAACCCCGCCCACGAGCAGGCGGTGAAGCGGATCATCGAGCAGGAGTACCCCGACGTCTTCGTCTCGCTCTCCAGCGAGGTCGCGCCGCAGTACCGCGAGTACGAGCGTTTTTCCACCACGGCGCTCAACGCGTTCGTCGGCCCCAAGGTCTCGCGCTACGTCGACAACCTGGCGAACACGACTCGCGCGGCCGGCGTGCGAGGCGAGGTCGGCCTTATGACGTCGGCCGGCGGCCTGATCACCGCGCGCGGCGCCGTGGACAACCCGGTGCTGCTGCTCACCAGCGGTGTCGTCGCCGGGCTGCTCGGAGGCTGCGCGATCGGCGAGGCCTCGGGCTACCCGAGCGTGATCACGCTCGACGTCGGCGGCACCTCGGCCGACATCGGCGTGGCCCCCGACGGCAAGCTGCGCATGAAACACCTGCTCGACACACGGATCGGCGATTACCAC
Protein-coding regions in this window:
- a CDS encoding CoA ester lyase; translated protein: MVTRSGLFCPGDRPDRLTKAAAVADVVIADLEDAVVPQAKAAARTAVAAWLRERPDLAPRTWVRINNDQHLEADLDAVTKLGIAGVVLPKAELAGIAEVTARTDAAVFALVETANGLQELPDLARHPAVTRLGLGEYDLAAELGTAAPSRTENTGPLAWARAQVVVASAAAGLAPPPAAVSAELDDPAGFRADTLAQQRAGFFGRLCVHPAQVALTHEVLVPTTEEVTHAREVLRALENAENTEKTGVAVVAGRMVDAAVVRRARRVLALAEAAADQLIKEDQQ